The following coding sequences are from one Xiphophorus couchianus chromosome 22, X_couchianus-1.0, whole genome shotgun sequence window:
- the LOC114138558 gene encoding sialic acid-binding Ig-like lectin 7 isoform X2, translated as MEGRRSVMAALSEGMLTVLTVNLLLSVSFLSGRLTGCEEDKGLIFTAPREIEGLSGVCLQIPCSFTVKPQHKFDPQRKTFGVWLKPGAPILNSPKNVVYNSSQLKNKYDMNITGNLREKNCTTVFYNINSEQADKYFFRIENGPFKISALCKAVNVNVRDSAWRPRIEISGDMKEKNSVIITCSALTPCPQSPPKLTWNLKPDHSRLTEKNMDGTFTAKIQKNVTLSDTHDGFNITCFVRYPVDGEKYKFAKAEVTLSVSYAPKNTSASVSLSEDGWVNMTCSSRAKPPISLFTWFRNSTNGTMQITEGDVYGLNITEEGIYHCVATNDLGNQTSPKVHLTGQRKGNLQVDGLSEKRGILSTPVKTSLVSALGVILLGSLIKIFMWFLKIRHLSPKKPQTGLLSRKGRQKN; from the exons ATGGAGGGACGTAGAAGTGTGATGGCCGCCCTGTCTGAAGGCATGCTGACAGTGCTGACAGTCAACTTGTTATTGAGTGTCTCCTTTCTTTCAG GAAGACTGACTGGATGTGAAGAAGACAAAGGCCTCATCTTTACTGCACCGAGAGAGATCGAGGGACTGAGTGGAGTCTGTTTGCAAATCCCTTGTAGCTTTACAGTGAAACCGCAGCATAAGTTTGATCctcagagaaaaacatttggagTTTGGTTAAAACCTGGAGCCCCGATTCTCAATAGTCCGAAAAACGTGGTTTACAACAGCAgtcagctgaaaaacaaatatgacatGAACATTACTGGAAACCTGAGGGAGAAGAACTGCACCACTGTGTTTTATAACATAAACTCAGAGCAAGCAGACAAATACTTCTTCAGGATTGAGAACGGGCCGTTCAAAATAAGCGCTCTTTGTAAGGCTGTTAATGTAAACGTTAGAG ATTCTGCTTGGAGACCCAGGATTGAAATCTCAGGTGACATGAAGGAGAAGAACTCTGTCATTATAACGTGTTCAGCTCTCACTCCCTGTCCACAATCACCTCCTAAACTCACCTGGAACCTCAAACCAGACCACAGCAGGCTGACAGAGAAGAACATGGACGGAACGTTTACAGCTAAAATCCAGAAGAACGTCACGCTGTCAGACACACATGATGGATTCAACATCACCTGCTTTGTCAGATATCCTGtggatggagaaaaatacaagtttgCAAAGGCAGAAGTGACCCTCAGCGTTTCCT ATGCTCCTAAAAACACTTCAGCTTCCGTCAGTTTGTCAGAAGATGGTTGGGTGAACATGACGTGCTCCAGCAGAGCCAAACCTCCCATCAGCCtcttcacctggttcaggaACAGCACAAATGGAACCATGCAAATAACCGAAGGAGACGTTTATGGACTCAATATCACTGAGGAGGGGATTTATCACTGTGTGGCCACCAACGATCTTGGTAATCAGACATCTCCAAAGGTTCATCTGACTGGTCAACGAAAAG gGAACCTGCAGGTTGATGGACTTTCTGAAAAAAGAG GAATATTGAGTACTCCAGTTAAGACTTCACTTGTGTCAGCATTAGGAGTTATTTTGCTTGGCTCCCTGATCAAAATCTTCATGTG GTTTCTTAAGATCAGACATCTATCTCCGAAAAAGCCCCAAACAG GACTACTGTCTAGAAAAGGGAGACAGAAGAACTGA
- the LOC114138559 gene encoding tubulin alpha chain-like isoform X3 — translation MSRHSQISALSSHVVKTNKMTDAGCWEPDRIQLDLLMPTDKTSGRGDSSNTFFIETVFGKHVPRSVCVNPQPTVIVVNELNLQFSVPL, via the exons ATGTCTCGGCATTCACAAATTTCTGCCTTGTCTTCGCACGTCgttaagacaaataaaatg ACTGACGCTGGTTGTTGGGAGCCGGATCGCATCCAGCTGGACTTATTGATGCCTACAGACAAGACCTCTGGAAGAGGAGATTCCTCCAACACCTTCTTCATTGAGACAGTTTTCGGAAAGCACGTCCCTCGGTCTGTCTGTGTGAACCCTCAGCCCACCGTCATTG TGGTCAATGAGCTAAATTTACAGTTCAGTGTCCCACTCTGA
- the LOC114138559 gene encoding zinc finger protein OZF-like isoform X1, which produces MSRHSQISALSSHVVKTNKMTDAGCWEPDRIQLDLLMPTDKTSGRGDSSNTFFIETVFGKHVPRSVCVNPQPTVIVFPADVKQMLMVKEEISEDQKPNVDLHDPKSHHIKEEEERVCISQGEVLQNVKEEIESAIKSEDECEDTKKDEEDNDVELKHLSDSGQKTKVMDKDPESDGKLVNKPNSEIGSQGLLDIKKCFTKNKIGGSQRKAKTGDKFSCEDCGKTFIKKQNLNIHMRIHTGQKPFCCDVCGYKFGRKSHLNSHKRFHMGQKPFCCDLCGHRFSRKSSLNTHMKLHTGQKPFCCDLCGHRCSQKANLNSHMRIHTELKPFGCDLCGQKFRRKSSLSTHVRIHTGQKPFCCDLCGHRFSRKSSLNTHMRIHTGLKPFCCDLCGHKFSRKSVLSRHMKIHTVQKSLYLSN; this is translated from the exons ATGTCTCGGCATTCACAAATTTCTGCCTTGTCTTCGCACGTCgttaagacaaataaaatg ACTGACGCTGGTTGTTGGGAGCCGGATCGCATCCAGCTGGACTTATTGATGCCTACAGACAAGACCTCTGGAAGAGGAGATTCCTCCAACACCTTCTTCATTGAGACAGTTTTCGGAAAGCACGTCCCTCGGTCTGTCTGTGTGAACCCTCAGCCCACCGTCATTG TGTTTCCTGCAGATGTTAAGCAGATGCTGATGGTTAAAGAAGAAATCTCAGAAGACCAAAAACCTAATGTGGACCTGCATGACCCAAAGTCCCACCACATaaaggaagaagaggagagagtCTGCATCAGTCAGGGGGAAGTGCTGCAAAATGTGAAGGAGGAGATAGAAAGTGCCATAAAGAGTGAGGATGAGTGCGAAGACACCAAGAAGGATGAAGAGGACAATGATGTAGAGTTGAAACACTTGTCAGACTCTGGACAGAAAACTAAAGTCATGGACAAAGATCCTGAGTCAGATGGAAAACTTGTTAACAAACCAAATTCAGAAATAGGGTCTCAAGGGTTGCTggatattaagaaatgttttacaaagaacaaaattGGTGGCTCACAAAGGAAGGCCAAAACAGGAGATAAGTTTAGTTGTGAAGactgtggaaaaacatttattaaaaaacagaatttaaacatacacatgagaatccacacaGGACAGAAACCTTTCTGTTGTGATGTCTGTGGATACAAATTTGGCCGTAAATCACATTTAAACTCACACAAGAGATTCCACATGGGACAGAAACCATTCTGTTGTGATCTCTGTGGACATAGATTTAGCCGTAAATCTagcttaaacacacacatgaaaCTCCACACAGGACAAAAACCTTTCTGTTGTGATCTCTGTGGACATAGATGCAGccaaaaagctaatttaaactcacacatgagaatccacacaGAACTGAAACCTTTCGGTTGTGATCTCTGTGGACAGAAATTTAGGCGTAAATCTAGTTTAAGCACACATGTGAGAATCCACACAGGGCAGAAACCTTTCTGTTGTGATCTCTGTGGACATAGATTTAGCCGTAAATCTagcttaaacacacacatgagaatccacacaGGGCTGAAACCTTTCTGTTGTGATCTCTGTGGACATAAATTTAGCCGTAAATCTGTTTTAAGCAGACATATGAAAATCCACACAGTACAAAAATCTCTTTATTTGTCTAACTAG
- the LOC114138558 gene encoding sialic acid-binding Ig-like lectin 7 isoform X1 yields MKIVVLLMEGRRSVMAALSEGMLTVLTVNLLLSVSFLSGRLTGCEEDKGLIFTAPREIEGLSGVCLQIPCSFTVKPQHKFDPQRKTFGVWLKPGAPILNSPKNVVYNSSQLKNKYDMNITGNLREKNCTTVFYNINSEQADKYFFRIENGPFKISALCKAVNVNVRDSAWRPRIEISGDMKEKNSVIITCSALTPCPQSPPKLTWNLKPDHSRLTEKNMDGTFTAKIQKNVTLSDTHDGFNITCFVRYPVDGEKYKFAKAEVTLSVSYAPKNTSASVSLSEDGWVNMTCSSRAKPPISLFTWFRNSTNGTMQITEGDVYGLNITEEGIYHCVATNDLGNQTSPKVHLTGQRKGNLQVDGLSEKRGILSTPVKTSLVSALGVILLGSLIKIFMWFLKIRHLSPKKPQTGLLSRKGRQKN; encoded by the exons ATGAAGATCGTAGTCTTA CTGATGGAGGGACGTAGAAGTGTGATGGCCGCCCTGTCTGAAGGCATGCTGACAGTGCTGACAGTCAACTTGTTATTGAGTGTCTCCTTTCTTTCAG GAAGACTGACTGGATGTGAAGAAGACAAAGGCCTCATCTTTACTGCACCGAGAGAGATCGAGGGACTGAGTGGAGTCTGTTTGCAAATCCCTTGTAGCTTTACAGTGAAACCGCAGCATAAGTTTGATCctcagagaaaaacatttggagTTTGGTTAAAACCTGGAGCCCCGATTCTCAATAGTCCGAAAAACGTGGTTTACAACAGCAgtcagctgaaaaacaaatatgacatGAACATTACTGGAAACCTGAGGGAGAAGAACTGCACCACTGTGTTTTATAACATAAACTCAGAGCAAGCAGACAAATACTTCTTCAGGATTGAGAACGGGCCGTTCAAAATAAGCGCTCTTTGTAAGGCTGTTAATGTAAACGTTAGAG ATTCTGCTTGGAGACCCAGGATTGAAATCTCAGGTGACATGAAGGAGAAGAACTCTGTCATTATAACGTGTTCAGCTCTCACTCCCTGTCCACAATCACCTCCTAAACTCACCTGGAACCTCAAACCAGACCACAGCAGGCTGACAGAGAAGAACATGGACGGAACGTTTACAGCTAAAATCCAGAAGAACGTCACGCTGTCAGACACACATGATGGATTCAACATCACCTGCTTTGTCAGATATCCTGtggatggagaaaaatacaagtttgCAAAGGCAGAAGTGACCCTCAGCGTTTCCT ATGCTCCTAAAAACACTTCAGCTTCCGTCAGTTTGTCAGAAGATGGTTGGGTGAACATGACGTGCTCCAGCAGAGCCAAACCTCCCATCAGCCtcttcacctggttcaggaACAGCACAAATGGAACCATGCAAATAACCGAAGGAGACGTTTATGGACTCAATATCACTGAGGAGGGGATTTATCACTGTGTGGCCACCAACGATCTTGGTAATCAGACATCTCCAAAGGTTCATCTGACTGGTCAACGAAAAG gGAACCTGCAGGTTGATGGACTTTCTGAAAAAAGAG GAATATTGAGTACTCCAGTTAAGACTTCACTTGTGTCAGCATTAGGAGTTATTTTGCTTGGCTCCCTGATCAAAATCTTCATGTG GTTTCTTAAGATCAGACATCTATCTCCGAAAAAGCCCCAAACAG GACTACTGTCTAGAAAAGGGAGACAGAAGAACTGA
- the LOC114138559 gene encoding gastrula zinc finger protein XlCGF8.2DB-like isoform X2, whose amino-acid sequence MRYRLMFPADVKQMLMVKEEISEDQKPNVDLHDPKSHHIKEEEERVCISQGEVLQNVKEEIESAIKSEDECEDTKKDEEDNDVELKHLSDSGQKTKVMDKDPESDGKLVNKPNSEIGSQGLLDIKKCFTKNKIGGSQRKAKTGDKFSCEDCGKTFIKKQNLNIHMRIHTGQKPFCCDVCGYKFGRKSHLNSHKRFHMGQKPFCCDLCGHRFSRKSSLNTHMKLHTGQKPFCCDLCGHRCSQKANLNSHMRIHTELKPFGCDLCGQKFRRKSSLSTHVRIHTGQKPFCCDLCGHRFSRKSSLNTHMRIHTGLKPFCCDLCGHKFSRKSVLSRHMKIHTVQKSLYLSN is encoded by the exons ATGAGATATCGTCTAA TGTTTCCTGCAGATGTTAAGCAGATGCTGATGGTTAAAGAAGAAATCTCAGAAGACCAAAAACCTAATGTGGACCTGCATGACCCAAAGTCCCACCACATaaaggaagaagaggagagagtCTGCATCAGTCAGGGGGAAGTGCTGCAAAATGTGAAGGAGGAGATAGAAAGTGCCATAAAGAGTGAGGATGAGTGCGAAGACACCAAGAAGGATGAAGAGGACAATGATGTAGAGTTGAAACACTTGTCAGACTCTGGACAGAAAACTAAAGTCATGGACAAAGATCCTGAGTCAGATGGAAAACTTGTTAACAAACCAAATTCAGAAATAGGGTCTCAAGGGTTGCTggatattaagaaatgttttacaaagaacaaaattGGTGGCTCACAAAGGAAGGCCAAAACAGGAGATAAGTTTAGTTGTGAAGactgtggaaaaacatttattaaaaaacagaatttaaacatacacatgagaatccacacaGGACAGAAACCTTTCTGTTGTGATGTCTGTGGATACAAATTTGGCCGTAAATCACATTTAAACTCACACAAGAGATTCCACATGGGACAGAAACCATTCTGTTGTGATCTCTGTGGACATAGATTTAGCCGTAAATCTagcttaaacacacacatgaaaCTCCACACAGGACAAAAACCTTTCTGTTGTGATCTCTGTGGACATAGATGCAGccaaaaagctaatttaaactcacacatgagaatccacacaGAACTGAAACCTTTCGGTTGTGATCTCTGTGGACAGAAATTTAGGCGTAAATCTAGTTTAAGCACACATGTGAGAATCCACACAGGGCAGAAACCTTTCTGTTGTGATCTCTGTGGACATAGATTTAGCCGTAAATCTagcttaaacacacacatgagaatccacacaGGGCTGAAACCTTTCTGTTGTGATCTCTGTGGACATAAATTTAGCCGTAAATCTGTTTTAAGCAGACATATGAAAATCCACACAGTACAAAAATCTCTTTATTTGTCTAACTAG